In the Salinirubrum litoreum genome, one interval contains:
- a CDS encoding pyridoxal phosphate-dependent aminotransferase, whose protein sequence is MDYDRPLFYRVMRYAAEAERDTIDMVSGSPDWEAPESLRRGLREYADGDADSFQYPPSAGLRELRTEIAERRNVDRRQVIVTNGTGEANYLGMAAALDRDRGEEVILTDPVYPYYPGKTDLLGGTASFVPTERDGQLDPEKVREAASEDTGLIVVNTPNNPTGAVYPRETMEALVEVAEANDAVLLADEVYDHFDFSGRFESALTIDSDHRIVTSGFSKSLAITGFRVGYVILPEELVDPARTRHMLVNVATSRPAQAAVLTALRETSPEYYAEVRDLLRDRIETFTDALDAAGAEYTTPEGAFYVLARFEDFPGTLSNVERLIDEAGVAGMPGEAFGSAREDWFRFALVTPRAEEAADRLAAFFD, encoded by the coding sequence ATGGACTACGACAGACCCCTGTTCTACCGGGTCATGCGGTACGCGGCGGAGGCGGAGCGTGACACCATCGACATGGTGTCCGGGAGTCCCGACTGGGAGGCCCCCGAGTCGCTCCGGCGCGGCCTCCGGGAGTACGCCGACGGCGACGCCGACTCCTTCCAGTACCCGCCGAGCGCCGGCCTGCGCGAACTCCGGACCGAGATCGCCGAGCGCCGGAACGTCGACCGCCGGCAGGTGATCGTCACCAACGGGACCGGCGAGGCGAACTACCTCGGGATGGCCGCCGCGCTCGACCGCGACCGTGGCGAGGAAGTGATCCTGACCGATCCGGTCTACCCCTACTACCCCGGCAAGACCGACCTGCTCGGCGGGACTGCCTCGTTCGTCCCGACCGAACGCGACGGCCAACTGGACCCGGAGAAGGTCCGCGAGGCCGCGAGCGAGGACACGGGACTCATCGTCGTCAACACACCGAACAACCCGACCGGCGCGGTGTACCCCCGCGAGACGATGGAAGCGCTGGTCGAGGTCGCCGAGGCGAACGACGCGGTCCTGCTGGCCGACGAGGTGTACGACCACTTCGACTTCTCCGGCCGGTTCGAGAGCGCGCTGACCATCGACTCCGACCACCGGATCGTCACCTCCGGCTTCTCGAAGTCGCTGGCGATCACGGGGTTCCGGGTCGGCTACGTCATCCTGCCCGAGGAACTGGTCGACCCCGCCCGGACCCGGCACATGCTCGTCAACGTCGCCACCTCCCGGCCCGCGCAGGCGGCCGTCCTCACCGCCCTACGGGAGACCTCCCCGGAGTACTACGCCGAGGTGCGCGACCTGCTCCGGGATCGGATCGAGACGTTCACCGACGCGCTGGACGCGGCGGGTGCGGAGTACACGACCCCCGAGGGAGCCTTCTACGTCCTCGCGCGCTTCGAGGACTTCCCCGGCACGCTGTCGAACGTCGAGCGCCTGATCGACGAGGCCGGCGTCGCGGGGATGCCCGGCGAGGCGTTCGGTAGCGCCCGCGAGGACTGGTTCCGGTTCGCGCTGGTGACGCCCCGCGCCGAGGAGGCGGCCGACCGACTCGCGGCCTTCTTCGACTGA
- a CDS encoding V-type ATP synthase subunit D: protein MAEDVKPTRKNLMAIEDRIELSERGHDTLEQKRDGLIMEFMDILDQAQDVRSDLSDDYQRAQRKINMARAMEGDVAVRGAAAALKEHPEITTQSKNIMGVVVPQIESSRVKKSLDQRGYGLLGSSARIDEAADAYEELLETIILAAEVETAMKKMLEEIETTKRRVNALEFKLLPDLYENQEYIEQKLEEQEREEIFRLKKIKNKKEAEEKAEAEAEKEAAEAEPVTADD, encoded by the coding sequence ATGGCCGAAGACGTCAAACCCACCCGAAAGAACCTCATGGCCATCGAGGACCGGATCGAACTCTCCGAGCGGGGCCACGACACGCTCGAACAGAAGCGTGACGGGCTGATCATGGAGTTCATGGACATCCTCGACCAGGCACAGGACGTGCGCTCCGACCTGTCGGACGACTACCAGCGCGCTCAGCGCAAGATCAACATGGCCCGTGCCATGGAGGGCGACGTGGCGGTCCGCGGTGCGGCCGCCGCCCTGAAGGAACACCCCGAGATCACCACGCAGTCGAAGAACATCATGGGTGTCGTCGTCCCCCAGATCGAGTCTTCGCGCGTGAAGAAGAGTCTCGACCAGCGCGGCTACGGTCTGCTCGGCTCCTCGGCGCGTATCGACGAGGCCGCAGACGCCTACGAGGAACTGCTGGAGACGATCATCCTCGCCGCCGAGGTCGAGACGGCGATGAAGAAGATGCTCGAAGAGATCGAGACCACGAAGCGCCGCGTGAACGCACTGGAGTTCAAACTCCTGCCCGACCTCTACGAGAACCAGGAGTACATCGAGCAGAAACTCGAAGAGCAGGAGCGTGAGGAGATCTTCCGCCTGAAGAAGATCAAGAACAAGAAGGAAGCCGAGGAGAAGGCCGAGGCGGAAGCTGAGAAGGAAGCCGCCGAAGCCGAACCCGTCACGGCCGACGACTGA
- a CDS encoding ArsA family ATPase: MAELDVEPVDDADAESDAGDGAPAEHGHGTAAADDTTVEVEATSTDATLPEGVDAPEYVLYGGKGGVGKTTMAASTALASAAGGVPTLVVSTDPAHSLSDTLATEIPAHPSRIREDIPLFAAEIDPEEAMEEGVFGADGDPLGGMGGMGAGGDTDASGAGAGPMGAMAGALGDEGFDPTMAGSMPGADEAAAMRQLLEYLDDPRFDRVVVDTAPTGHTLRLLELPEMLDSMMGRMMKLRQQFSGMMEGVKGMFGGGENADPSADLDELQDRIERLRAVLRDPARTDFRVVMVPEEMSVVESQRLIKRLDGFGIPVQTLVVNRVMEPLSDVADVDPDWLVSANVEECEFCSRRWDVQQTALQRAMDLFRGRDVKRVPLLADEVRGEEALRIVAACLH; the protein is encoded by the coding sequence ATGGCCGAACTCGACGTAGAGCCGGTGGACGACGCGGACGCCGAGAGCGACGCGGGCGACGGCGCGCCGGCGGAGCACGGACACGGCACAGCGGCAGCGGACGACACGACGGTCGAGGTCGAGGCGACGAGCACCGACGCGACACTCCCGGAGGGCGTGGACGCCCCGGAGTACGTCCTCTACGGCGGGAAAGGCGGCGTCGGCAAGACGACGATGGCCGCCAGCACCGCGCTGGCGAGCGCGGCTGGCGGCGTGCCCACGCTGGTCGTCTCGACCGATCCGGCACACTCGCTGTCGGACACGCTGGCGACCGAGATTCCCGCTCATCCCTCGCGCATCCGTGAGGATATTCCCCTCTTCGCGGCCGAGATCGATCCCGAGGAGGCGATGGAGGAGGGCGTCTTCGGTGCCGACGGCGACCCACTCGGCGGGATGGGTGGCATGGGTGCCGGCGGTGACACGGACGCCAGCGGCGCGGGCGCGGGACCGATGGGCGCGATGGCCGGCGCACTCGGCGACGAGGGGTTCGACCCGACGATGGCCGGGTCGATGCCCGGCGCGGACGAGGCCGCGGCGATGCGCCAACTGCTCGAATATCTCGACGACCCGCGCTTCGACCGCGTGGTCGTCGACACCGCCCCGACCGGCCACACCCTGCGACTGCTCGAACTGCCGGAGATGCTCGACTCGATGATGGGCCGGATGATGAAGCTCCGCCAGCAGTTCTCGGGGATGATGGAGGGCGTGAAGGGGATGTTCGGCGGGGGCGAGAACGCCGACCCCTCGGCCGACCTGGACGAACTCCAGGATCGGATCGAGCGCCTGCGGGCGGTCCTGCGCGACCCGGCACGCACCGACTTCCGGGTCGTGATGGTGCCCGAGGAGATGAGCGTCGTCGAGTCACAGCGACTCATCAAGCGACTGGACGGCTTCGGCATCCCGGTCCAGACGCTGGTCGTCAATCGCGTGATGGAACCCCTGTCGGACGTGGCCGACGTGGACCCCGACTGGCTCGTCTCGGCGAACGTCGAGGAGTGTGAGTTCTGTAGTCGTCGGTGGGACGTCCAGCAGACAGCGCTCCAGCGGGCGATGGACCTGTTCCGGGGTCGGGACGTGAAGCGCGTGCCGCTGCTGGCCGACGAGGTGCGCGGCGAGGAGGCGCTTCGGATCGTGGCGGCTTGTTTACACTAG
- a CDS encoding LURP-one-related/scramblase family protein, giving the protein MSDTSSKYDIAGIELTDDAYTVEQSFIRNKYKAMDEAGNVVLRGKQKMFKLKEQFPFVDADGTEVFEVNAGGIVDVAGNYVLTDSQTGEDLVILDNDYSILQDTWTIRDAETEAKIAQIDSRGAATTIARNVLPFGQLIPHKYEITDASGDHVGNIDGQFSLRDRYEITIDDASDVPKEPVIAAAMVIDAIQGN; this is encoded by the coding sequence ATGAGCGATACGAGTAGCAAGTACGACATCGCGGGCATCGAACTGACAGACGACGCCTACACCGTCGAGCAGAGCTTCATCCGGAACAAGTACAAGGCGATGGACGAGGCGGGCAACGTCGTCCTGCGGGGGAAACAGAAGATGTTCAAGCTGAAAGAGCAGTTCCCCTTCGTCGACGCCGACGGGACCGAGGTCTTCGAGGTGAACGCCGGCGGCATCGTCGACGTGGCCGGCAACTACGTGTTGACCGACAGCCAGACCGGCGAGGACCTCGTCATCCTCGACAACGACTACTCCATCCTGCAGGACACCTGGACGATCCGCGACGCCGAGACCGAAGCGAAGATCGCCCAGATCGACTCCCGTGGTGCCGCGACGACCATCGCCCGGAACGTCCTCCCGTTCGGCCAGTTGATCCCGCACAAGTACGAGATCACCGACGCCAGCGGCGACCACGTCGGCAACATCGACGGCCAGTTCTCGCTGCGGGATCGCTACGAGATCACCATCGACGACGCGAGCGACGTGCCGAAGGAACCCGTCATCGCCGCCGCGATGGTCATCGACGCGATCCAGGGGAACTGA
- the engB gene encoding GTP-binding protein EngB, producing MFEGRPDRDAEVVFLGRSNVGKSTLMRELTGHDFTTGRKPGVTRSPNHFDWAPESFMFTDLPGFGFMKGVPESQREQIKTDVVRYVESNADDILAGVLVVDGKSVIDIIDRHSGPDEVPHDVEMFYFLDDIDVPAIVAVNKMDKVDDRDERLDDLCDRLGLYPPWQQWQETIAPISAKRGSIGPLKEALRTHFHDAKRDDLLKFVS from the coding sequence ATGTTCGAAGGACGCCCGGACAGGGACGCGGAGGTCGTCTTCCTCGGTCGCTCGAACGTCGGCAAGTCCACACTGATGCGGGAGTTGACCGGCCACGACTTCACCACCGGCCGGAAGCCCGGCGTCACCCGGTCGCCGAACCACTTCGACTGGGCACCCGAGAGTTTCATGTTCACCGACCTGCCGGGCTTCGGGTTCATGAAGGGCGTCCCCGAGAGTCAGCGCGAGCAAATCAAGACGGACGTCGTCAGATACGTCGAGTCGAACGCCGACGACATCCTCGCGGGTGTGCTGGTCGTGGACGGCAAGAGCGTCATCGACATCATCGACCGGCACTCCGGCCCCGACGAGGTGCCACACGACGTGGAGATGTTCTACTTCCTCGACGACATCGACGTCCCGGCTATCGTCGCCGTCAACAAGATGGACAAGGTCGACGACCGCGACGAGCGATTAGACGACCTCTGTGACCGACTCGGCCTCTACCCCCCGTGGCAACAGTGGCAGGAGACGATCGCGCCCATCTCCGCGAAGCGTGGGTCCATCGGCCCGCTGAAGGAGGCGCTCCGGACCCACTTCCACGACGCGAAGCGGGACGACCTGCTGAAGTTCGTCTCCTGA
- a CDS encoding gamma-glutamylcyclotransferase family protein: MDVFVYGTLTNPAQVAAVVDAYVFVGPAVLEGLHAVEGRYPTLAPGGQVAGRLLRTDAVAAMDAYEGVDSGLYVRVSVPVTGGDVPAAPESVEVYVGDPARLDVAESVTWPGEGPLRERVTRYLAEHEVSIRPIPDS, translated from the coding sequence ATGGACGTGTTCGTCTACGGGACGCTGACGAACCCGGCGCAGGTCGCGGCGGTGGTGGACGCCTACGTCTTCGTCGGCCCGGCGGTACTGGAGGGCCTCCACGCGGTCGAGGGGCGGTATCCGACGCTCGCACCGGGCGGGCAGGTCGCCGGGCGACTCCTCCGGACCGACGCTGTCGCGGCGATGGACGCCTACGAGGGGGTCGACTCGGGGTTGTACGTTCGGGTGTCGGTGCCGGTGACCGGCGGGGACGTGCCGGCCGCGCCCGAGTCGGTCGAGGTGTACGTCGGTGACCCGGCACGACTCGACGTGGCGGAGTCGGTCACGTGGCCCGGTGAGGGGCCACTGCGGGAGCGGGTGACTCGCTACCTGGCCGAGCACGAGGTGTCGATTCGGCCGATCCCCGACTCGTGA
- the hemB gene encoding porphobilinogen synthase yields the protein MNPTDRPRRLRADGVRSLVSETSLSASDLIAPVFVDATTDERVPIPSMPGHERVPVSEAVARVEEILDTGVESVVVFGIPESKDSDGSRAYAEDGVVQRAIRDISAETDAYVIADTCFCEYTDHGHCGVLAPDARAGEGLTVDNDPTLDLLAKTAISQADAGADMIAPSSMTDGMVGAIREGLDSAGHEDIPIMSYAVKYESAFYGPFRDAADGAPSFGDRRHYQMDPANRREALREARLDVEQGADALMVKPALPYLDIVREVRDSFEHPVAAYNVSGEYAMLHAASEKGWLDLEATALESLVSIKRAGADLILTYFAESVAERL from the coding sequence ATGAACCCCACCGACCGCCCGCGCAGGCTCCGCGCAGACGGTGTCCGGTCGCTCGTCAGCGAGACCAGCCTCTCGGCGTCGGACCTGATCGCTCCGGTGTTCGTGGACGCGACGACCGACGAGCGCGTGCCCATCCCCTCGATGCCGGGCCACGAGCGCGTCCCAGTGTCGGAGGCGGTCGCCCGCGTCGAGGAGATTCTCGACACCGGCGTCGAGTCGGTCGTCGTCTTCGGCATCCCCGAGTCGAAAGACAGCGACGGCTCGCGGGCCTACGCCGAGGACGGTGTCGTCCAGCGTGCGATCCGCGACATCTCGGCCGAGACCGACGCCTACGTCATCGCGGACACCTGCTTCTGTGAGTACACCGACCACGGCCACTGCGGGGTCCTCGCGCCGGACGCCCGCGCCGGCGAGGGGCTGACCGTGGACAACGACCCGACGCTCGACCTGCTGGCGAAGACCGCAATCTCGCAGGCCGACGCGGGCGCGGACATGATCGCGCCGAGTAGCATGACCGACGGGATGGTCGGCGCGATCCGGGAGGGGCTGGATTCGGCGGGCCACGAAGATATCCCCATCATGAGCTACGCGGTGAAGTACGAGTCGGCCTTCTACGGCCCGTTCCGCGACGCGGCCGACGGCGCGCCCTCCTTCGGCGACCGGCGACACTACCAGATGGACCCCGCGAACCGCCGGGAAGCGCTCCGGGAGGCCCGACTGGACGTGGAACAGGGTGCGGACGCACTGATGGTCAAGCCGGCCCTGCCCTATCTCGACATCGTGCGCGAGGTGCGCGACAGTTTCGAACACCCGGTGGCGGCGTACAACGTCTCCGGCGAGTACGCGATGCTCCACGCCGCCAGCGAGAAGGGCTGGCTCGATCTGGAGGCGACCGCACTGGAGTCGCTGGTGTCGATCAAGCGCGCCGGAGCCGATCTGATCCTGACGTACTTCGCCGAAAGCGTGGCCGAGCGGTTGTAG
- a CDS encoding ATP synthase subunit B, which yields MKEYKTITEISGPLVFAEVDQPIGYDEMVEIETPDGETKRGQVLESEDGLVAIQVFEGTTGIDRNASVRFLGETLKMDLTEDLLGRVLDGSGQPIDGGPEIVPEEKRDIVGEAINPYSREYPEEFIQTGVSAIDGMNTLVRGQKLPIFSGSGLPHNDLALQVARQATVPEESEGEGDDEDGSEFAVIFGAMGITQEEANEFMEDFERTGALERSVVFMNLADDPAVERTVTPRLALTTAEYLAFDKGYHVLVILTDMTNYCEALREIGAAREEVPGRRGYPGYMYTDLATLYERAGRIKGREGSVTQIPILTMPGDDDTHPIPDLTGYITEGQIYVDRPLNSQGVQPPIQVLPSLSRLMDDGIGEGLTRADHADVSDQMYAAYAEGEDLRDLVNIVGREALSERDNKYLDFADRFEAEFVDQGFDTNRSIDDTIEIGWDLLSMLPKAELNRIDEELIEEHYRDEEVEEVAAD from the coding sequence ATGAAAGAGTACAAGACGATCACAGAGATCAGCGGCCCACTGGTGTTCGCCGAGGTCGACCAACCGATCGGCTACGACGAGATGGTCGAGATCGAGACGCCGGACGGCGAGACCAAGCGCGGCCAGGTCCTCGAGAGCGAGGACGGCCTCGTCGCCATCCAGGTGTTCGAGGGTACCACCGGCATCGACCGCAACGCGTCCGTCCGCTTCCTCGGCGAGACGCTGAAGATGGACCTCACCGAGGATCTGCTCGGGCGCGTCCTCGACGGCTCCGGCCAGCCGATCGACGGCGGCCCGGAGATCGTCCCCGAGGAGAAACGCGACATCGTCGGCGAGGCGATCAACCCCTACTCGCGTGAGTACCCCGAGGAGTTCATCCAGACGGGCGTCTCCGCCATCGACGGGATGAACACGCTCGTCCGGGGCCAGAAGCTCCCGATCTTCTCCGGGTCCGGCCTGCCGCACAACGACCTGGCACTGCAGGTCGCCCGGCAGGCGACCGTGCCGGAGGAGAGCGAGGGCGAGGGCGACGACGAGGACGGCTCCGAGTTCGCCGTGATCTTCGGCGCGATGGGGATCACCCAGGAAGAGGCCAACGAGTTCATGGAAGACTTCGAGCGCACGGGCGCACTCGAACGCTCTGTCGTCTTCATGAACCTCGCGGACGACCCCGCCGTCGAGCGGACGGTCACGCCGCGACTCGCGCTCACGACGGCCGAGTACCTCGCCTTCGACAAGGGCTACCACGTGCTGGTCATCCTGACGGACATGACCAACTACTGTGAGGCCCTGCGTGAGATCGGTGCCGCCCGCGAGGAGGTGCCGGGTCGCCGTGGCTACCCCGGCTACATGTACACCGACCTGGCGACGCTGTACGAGCGTGCCGGCCGGATCAAGGGTCGTGAGGGGTCGGTGACGCAGATCCCGATCCTGACGATGCCGGGTGACGACGACACCCACCCGATCCCGGACCTGACCGGCTACATCACCGAGGGGCAGATCTACGTGGATCGCCCGCTCAACAGTCAGGGCGTCCAGCCGCCGATCCAGGTGCTCCCGAGTCTGTCACGGCTGATGGACGACGGCATCGGCGAGGGCCTGACCCGCGCCGACCACGCCGACGTGTCCGACCAGATGTACGCGGCGTACGCGGAGGGTGAGGACCTGCGCGACCTCGTGAACATCGTCGGCCGCGAGGCGCTCTCGGAGCGTGACAACAAGTACCTCGACTTCGCCGACCGGTTCGAGGCGGAGTTCGTCGACCAGGGCTTCGACACGAACCGCTCGATCGACGACACCATCGAGATCGGCTGGGACCTGCTGTCGATGCTCCCGAAGGCCGAGCTCAACCGGATCGACGAGGAGCTCATCGAGGAGCACTACCGCGACGAGGAAGTCGAAGAAGTCGCCGCCGACTGA
- a CDS encoding 5-formyltetrahydrofolate cyclo-ligase translates to MDKQSLRDRIWDSLEETGEARFPFPPHGRIPNFADASDAADRLAATEAWQSADAIKANPDAPQLPVRRAAMRAGKTVYMAVPRLREADCFLELDPAEVADIDHATTVGGSSEAGVPVGPEEMPEIDLIVSGSVAVTEQGDRIGKGEGYSDLEFAVLREFGLVGDDTPVATTVHELQVVDDEWESSDYDVPLDLVVTPERVVETGAGAAADESGSGRQKPTGIDWSVLSEERLAEIPILERLRE, encoded by the coding sequence ATGGACAAGCAGTCGCTCCGCGACCGCATCTGGGACAGCCTCGAAGAGACCGGCGAGGCCAGATTCCCGTTCCCGCCGCACGGGCGCATCCCGAACTTCGCCGACGCGTCGGACGCCGCCGATCGCCTCGCCGCGACCGAGGCGTGGCAGTCGGCCGACGCGATCAAGGCGAATCCCGACGCGCCACAACTCCCCGTGCGCCGGGCCGCGATGCGTGCCGGAAAGACGGTCTACATGGCGGTCCCGCGCCTGCGCGAGGCGGACTGTTTCCTCGAACTCGATCCGGCCGAAGTGGCCGACATCGACCACGCGACCACGGTCGGCGGGTCCAGCGAGGCCGGCGTCCCGGTCGGTCCCGAGGAGATGCCGGAGATCGACCTGATCGTCTCCGGCTCTGTCGCGGTGACCGAGCAGGGTGACCGCATCGGGAAAGGCGAAGGCTACAGCGATCTGGAGTTCGCGGTCCTCCGGGAGTTCGGACTGGTCGGCGACGACACGCCGGTCGCCACGACGGTCCACGAGTTGCAGGTCGTCGACGACGAGTGGGAGTCGAGCGACTACGACGTGCCACTCGATCTGGTCGTGACACCGGAGCGTGTCGTGGAGACCGGTGCTGGTGCTGCTGCCGATGAGTCCGGGTCGGGACGGCAGAAACCGACAGGGATCGACTGGTCGGTGCTGTCGGAGGAGCGACTCGCGGAGATTCCGATCCTAGAGCGACTGCGGGAGTGA
- a CDS encoding WD40 repeat domain-containing protein encodes MSDATATVHAHERYALPLAFAADGERLYTGGFDGTVSVWDTDDWTEAVTVQAHEQNVNCGAITTDDRLVTGSTDTSLRVWSSDLADRVTSLDGHAKTVAGVASRPSTPLVASASYDTTVRVWNLANDVSPLVLEGHSGNVTEVAFVDESTLVSGGVGDEFVVWSLDSGAEVARVDGHGQAVSGLAARGETEVWSVGYNGRVRRWSTDDWTASTTVELAGAQKPSGIAVNQQTGDVAVTRDGGVVVLDSAGDSRQVHSAPIKGITDPLWSNDGETLYVGGADGKIRTYH; translated from the coding sequence ATGTCCGACGCGACCGCGACCGTCCACGCTCACGAGAGATACGCGCTGCCACTCGCATTCGCCGCCGACGGCGAGCGACTCTACACTGGCGGATTCGACGGAACCGTCTCAGTCTGGGACACTGACGACTGGACGGAGGCTGTGACCGTTCAGGCACACGAACAGAATGTCAACTGTGGGGCCATCACCACCGACGACCGCCTGGTGACTGGGTCGACGGACACGTCACTCCGGGTGTGGTCGTCTGACCTCGCCGACCGCGTGACGTCGCTCGACGGGCACGCGAAGACCGTCGCCGGGGTGGCCAGTCGTCCGTCGACCCCGCTCGTCGCCTCGGCGTCCTACGACACGACCGTTCGTGTGTGGAACCTCGCGAACGACGTGTCGCCACTCGTCTTGGAGGGCCACTCCGGTAACGTGACCGAGGTCGCGTTCGTCGACGAGTCGACGCTCGTCTCCGGTGGCGTCGGCGACGAGTTCGTGGTCTGGTCGCTCGACTCGGGAGCGGAAGTGGCGCGAGTCGACGGCCACGGGCAGGCGGTCTCCGGTCTCGCCGCCCGGGGAGAGACGGAGGTGTGGTCGGTCGGATACAACGGGCGTGTCCGTCGCTGGTCCACCGACGATTGGACCGCGAGTACGACGGTCGAGTTAGCGGGAGCCCAGAAGCCGTCTGGCATCGCCGTCAATCAGCAGACGGGCGACGTTGCAGTAACTCGTGACGGTGGTGTCGTCGTCCTCGACTCGGCCGGCGACTCGCGACAGGTGCACTCCGCGCCCATCAAGGGTATCACCGACCCCCTCTGGTCGAACGACGGGGAGACACTGTACGTCGGCGGCGCAGACGGGAAGATTCGGACGTATCACTGA
- a CDS encoding winged helix-turn-helix domain-containing protein — protein MNDRNTTDSPLESAVGAAGPGAVDAFERVGDETRLAILLALWEAYEPFADENVLSFSALLDQVGYETSGNFSYHLQKLEGHFVESTADGYRLKQAGHRLVRAVIAGRGLTDDRLAPTEIDLDCQLCGGPLAVTYENEQLYTVCTECEGRFTSDGETPPGAIMQFAFDPAGLSRSSPEDIFAASVLRAVGKFTMQMGGLCPDCSGPVEASIHVCEAHAPDGICRNCGRRDEIQARWVCTTCKNTGHGPPGPNLVLHPRVVAFYAERGLDVGYVTNDFESVVQMLTAMSNHEQEVVSTDPIRVGVTIRYAGDRLRVIVDESMRIVAVED, from the coding sequence ATGAACGACCGGAACACGACCGACTCACCGCTCGAATCGGCCGTCGGTGCGGCCGGTCCCGGTGCGGTCGACGCCTTCGAGCGAGTCGGCGACGAGACGCGCCTCGCCATCCTGCTGGCGCTGTGGGAAGCCTACGAACCGTTCGCCGACGAGAACGTGCTGTCCTTTTCGGCGTTGCTCGATCAGGTCGGGTACGAGACGTCCGGGAACTTCAGCTACCACCTCCAGAAGCTGGAGGGCCACTTCGTGGAATCGACCGCCGACGGATACCGGCTGAAACAGGCGGGCCACAGGCTCGTCCGCGCGGTTATCGCCGGGCGGGGTCTCACCGACGACAGGCTCGCACCGACCGAGATCGACCTGGACTGCCAACTCTGCGGTGGACCGCTGGCGGTCACCTACGAGAACGAGCAGCTGTACACGGTCTGTACCGAGTGCGAGGGACGGTTCACGTCGGACGGCGAGACGCCGCCCGGCGCGATCATGCAGTTCGCGTTCGATCCGGCCGGGCTGTCGCGCTCGTCTCCCGAGGACATCTTCGCGGCCTCGGTCCTGCGTGCGGTGGGGAAGTTCACGATGCAGATGGGTGGGCTCTGTCCGGACTGTTCCGGACCGGTCGAGGCCTCGATCCACGTCTGTGAGGCGCACGCCCCGGACGGTATCTGTCGGAACTGTGGTCGCCGGGACGAGATCCAGGCACGCTGGGTCTGTACGACGTGTAAGAACACCGGACACGGACCGCCGGGACCGAACCTCGTGTTGCACCCCCGAGTGGTGGCGTTCTACGCGGAGCGGGGACTCGACGTCGGCTACGTCACGAACGACTTCGAGTCGGTCGTGCAGATGCTCACGGCGATGTCGAACCACGAGCAGGAGGTCGTCTCGACCGATCCGATCCGGGTTGGTGTCACGATCCGGTACGCGGGCGACCGACTGCGCGTGATCGTCGACGAGTCGATGCGGATCGTCGCGGTCGAAGACTGA